CAGTTCCACCACGGCCTGCAGGTCGGCCGGCAGGATGCGGTCGACGCGGCCGAAGAAGGCGTTGCGGGCGCTGGTCTTGCGCGCGCTTTCGCGCTGCAGGAACGTGGAGGTCACGGCCCGGATGTCCTCTTCGGAGAACGATACGTAGGAAGACGTCAGGTTGGGGGTGGAGTGCCCCAAGTACTTCTGCACCGCCGGCAGGGGCATGTTGGACTGCATCAGCTCGACCCCGCGGGACTTGCGGATGGCCTCCGGGCTGCCCATCTGTTTGGGGAAACCGCAGGCCTGGGCGCGTTCGTAGAATTTGCGGCGCACGAAGGCCGGGTCCACGCTGAGGGTCTGCCCCGCGCTGCGAAGGAAGGCCTCGTCGTCCAGCAGCGCCCTGATTTCCCGCGACACGTTTTCGGCCAGTGGCACCGTCCGCGCCTCGGCGTCCTGGGCGTCGCGACCGAAGGCAACGGTCAGGGCGCCATGGTCGACGTCGCGGACGGGGTTCAGCGTCAGCACCTCGTGCAGTTTGGCCCCGGTATGGCGGATGAGCAGGAAGATGAGCAGGATGCGTTTGCGGGACAGGGCCACGTCGGCGCGCGGCGTTCCGTCGGCCCATGTCTTGAACTCCCGTTCCAGGCGTTCGAGCTGCAGCGTGTCCAGACACGAGGACGGCTCGGCCACGATGCGGCCGTGGTCGGACGGGCGGGAGGCTGGTCGGGTCTTCTTGCTGGTGGGAGGGTTCATAAGATTTATTTTGGACTGGTCGGAGGAGAAAAGGCAAGAGGAGAATGCAGATTGGGGGGAGGCGGCTCGGGGGTCTTCGGCCGGGTGCCGTCCGCGCGGTGTCGGAACTCCTTTGCCGGCCTCGAAGGGGATAACCGTTGCGTGCACGGCCGGAAACCGCGCTTCGGGCGAAGGCAACGGTTCTCCCGACGATGCCTGGCGCAGTCGGACAGCCGACGCCGCGCGGACGGCACCCGGCCGAAGACCTGCGCCTTGGCGTCGAGAGGCGTCGAAGATTGGGAATACCCCAGGCCGTCGGGAAAAAGAAAAGGCCCTTCGATGTGAAGGGCCTTTGAAATTCTGGCTCCCCGGGACAGATTTGAACTGCCGACAGGGTGGTTAACAGCCACCTGCTCTGCCAACTGAGCTACCGGGGATCGCTCGTGAGAAGCCCCTTTAGGGCAAAGAGGGATGCGCTGTCAACCGGTTTGGGCCGCGGCGCGAATTTTTGTCTGTCCGGCCTCCTCGGCCTTGCCCTGCTGCTCCAGGGCCGAGATGAGGACTTCCCAGAAGGCTGGCGCGTCGGGCTTGAGGTGTACGCTCTGGCGGGCCAGGGATTCGGCGATCTCCGGGTCGTCCCCGCGCTCCAGGTAGATCTTGGCCAGCAGGTGAAAGGAGTGGGCGTCCTGGGGGTTGGAAGTGATGGCCTGGTGGAGCAGTTCGCGAGCCGTGTCGCGGTCGTCGCGGCGGAAGGCCAGACGGGCCAGGTAGCGGTGGGCCAGGCTGCTCGCCGGCGTTTGCCCGTCGCCTGCGGGTGCGGCCCCGACCTGCTCGTAGAGGGCCCAGGCCCGCTCGAAATCCCCTTCCTCCTCGGCCATGAGGCCCAGGCGGATGAGGGCGTAGATGTGGTCGGGCTTGACGGCCAGAACCTGTTCGAAGGCCTGCCGCGCCGCTTCGGGGTCGCCGTCCTTGAGGCAGGCGCAGCCGAAATTGTAGAGGGGCATGATCTGGTCCGGGTGGCTTGCCGCGAGATCCTGGAAGATGGCCCTGGCCGAGTTGTACTTGTTCAGGCGGGCGTAGCAGACGCCGAGGGAGTTGCGGGCCAGGAGGTTGCCTTCGTCGGCCGTGAGGGCCTTCTTGTACTCGGCGATGGCGTCGTAGACTTCGCCCTGGGCGAAGAGCCGGTCGGCGCTGATGTTCAGGGAAATGGAGTCGAAGCAGGCGATCTTTTCGTCCTGCAGCAGCGCGGCGTGGTCCATGGCCTTGCGGGCGTTGTCCAGGATGTCCGAGCGGGTGAAGTCCAGGAAGGGGTAGCCCGCGATGCCCACGGACTTGTCCAGCCCGGCGAAGCGCTCGTCCTCGAAGAGCTCGCGCACCGCCCGCGCGCATTCGGACGGCTCCATGTCCGGCACGTGGTAGACGACGCAGTTCATGCTGTAGCGGCCGCCCAGGGCCGACGGGCCGAAGAGGGTTTCGGCGCGGTTGGTCAGGGCCTGGAAGAACTGTTCCTCCTTCATCTGGTCCATGGGCGTGCGTTCGGAGTGGGGCGACTCCAGGCGCATGAGCAGCACGGAGAAGGTCTTGGACTGGCTGCGCGCGGTCTGCCACGTCTGCAGGAAATCGCGGTAGGGGTAGAGGCCCGTCAGCAGGTCCTTTTGCGGTGAGCGGGCGCCCGGCTGGGCTTCGCGCTGCTCCATCAGACCCGAATGCTCGTCCAGAAGCGTCAGCTTGTCTCCCTTCTCCACCACCCAGTCCGGGTCGTTCTGGACCAGGATCTCGGCGATGGCCATTTCGTCCTGGACTTCCACCAGGGAGACCTCGGCCTTGTACATGGGCGGATAGTGCCCGAAGACCACGTCCCCGCTGGCGCCGACGATGGTCTCGCGGCCGTTGAACTTGCGCGACCAGACCAGGAAGCGCTGGCCCTCGTGGGCGTCCACGCTGCGGCCGAGGTTGATGATCAGCCGGTTCATGGGCATGACTTCGAGCACGACGCCGCCCTGGGTCAGGATCTGGTTGAAGGAGTAGACCTGCCCGCGGCCGCAGGCCTTGGCCGTGTTCAGGGCCTT
This genomic interval from Desulfomicrobium escambiense DSM 10707 contains the following:
- a CDS encoding diguanylate cyclase domain-containing protein, whose protein sequence is MNTASPISPLRRQDIVEYEPLLKSSFKELLSFSSYSLMFPAVSPEELEPDAEHPYGKAVLEDDRLQLPLIRGDRLLAIFEARGVDAGKTAQALPYLPVMASLCLEQIGLRKLAITDPLTGLANRHCLHGALMREISGILGSIMPGPEAVADDSLQGHSACFGLIMIDLDRFRQVNESYGHLFGDRILNLAAEVLRDVCPKQALVCRLDGDSFGVLWPQASRSKLRDLASNLGIEMSKVTARFAPLREDVSVSASIGFVNYPQDLQGSQFQKAPAEQAWLVLEKAEKALNTAKACGRGQVYSFNQILTQGGVVLEVMPMNRLIINLGRSVDAHEGQRFLVWSRKFNGRETIVGASGDVVFGHYPPMYKAEVSLVEVQDEMAIAEILVQNDPDWVVEKGDKLTLLDEHSGLMEQREAQPGARSPQKDLLTGLYPYRDFLQTWQTARSQSKTFSVLLMRLESPHSERTPMDQMKEEQFFQALTNRAETLFGPSALGGRYSMNCVVYHVPDMEPSECARAVRELFEDERFAGLDKSVGIAGYPFLDFTRSDILDNARKAMDHAALLQDEKIACFDSISLNISADRLFAQGEVYDAIAEYKKALTADEGNLLARNSLGVCYARLNKYNSARAIFQDLAASHPDQIMPLYNFGCACLKDGDPEAARQAFEQVLAVKPDHIYALIRLGLMAEEEGDFERAWALYEQVGAAPAGDGQTPASSLAHRYLARLAFRRDDRDTARELLHQAITSNPQDAHSFHLLAKIYLERGDDPEIAESLARQSVHLKPDAPAFWEVLISALEQQGKAEEAGQTKIRAAAQTG
- a CDS encoding TOBE domain-containing protein: MNPPTSKKTRPASRPSDHGRIVAEPSSCLDTLQLERLEREFKTWADGTPRADVALSRKRILLIFLLIRHTGAKLHEVLTLNPVRDVDHGALTVAFGRDAQDAEARTVPLAENVSREIRALLDDEAFLRSAGQTLSVDPAFVRRKFYERAQACGFPKQMGSPEAIRKSRGVELMQSNMPLPAVQKYLGHSTPNLTSSYVSFSEEDIRAVTSTFLQRESARKTSARNAFFGRVDRILPADLQAVVELVTPGGHTLSSIITLDSLKRMGLKAGRLATIEVKAPWVHLYRSEAEPLCSAENRFLGRIVRLTRGRINTECVLSIDAETELCTIGTNESIDRLGLREGTAAWAVFGAYSTILRVD